GTTGCCCTTGCGATTCTCGTGCAGATTGACCAGCAACTTAAATATATCCTCCTTACTCGGCGTGCAGGCATATCGCAATTCCGGTTCATAGTTGCTGTTGATAGAATTCATGTAAGAACTGATAATGGTAATGGTTATGTAGTTAGCAAAATCGTTCACGTTTCGGCTATCAGTAATCAGTAATCAATAATCGATCTCTCTGTGGGCGGTTGGGGGATTCTGGGTGTCTGCCTTTCGGGCCTAAAGAGACTCTGATAAATGCATTACAGTAAGTTGTTCAAGTTCAATAGACTACTGTGGGTTGGAAGGCGGGGATGCTCCTGAAATTGCCATTAATTCTTTGcattcttttgattttttcaaggGTCACGCTTTGAtccaaattgaatttacacgatttttttttcaagaattttatCTCTTTTCTCTTAACAATTTTTGTACATTGTATTAAAGCAAACCCTTGTGCTCGCAAGTAGCTTAACTAAATTCCACTTTAAATTATTCTGGCAATTTGAGGATTTCCGGTTAAAACTCTTAGAATAAGGgatttatttctgcattacgGCTACTAACATTTACTAACTACAAATGATAATTGGGGTTGGGTAATTAGCAATCACTGGAACTCATTACAGTGCTTGGGGGATTTTCGGGATTGGTGTGAGAGCGTTTTAAAAGAGATATGGAAATCAACCTACCCGCGATTCTTGTTGTGGCGCTTCCACGGATACCTGCGATAGTAGCGCGAACGCTTGGGCTTGCTCTGGCCCAAAACCAAATCCTGCACGGCGTTCTCCAAGTCGGCGTATTCCTCGGCTCCGGCGGAAGGAATCACGGCCTCCGGCTCTTCCTCCTCAACGTAAACCAGGGGCAAAGTTTCCAATGAGGGATCCTGGACGAAAAAAGGCACgcagaaatattttgttgcataaTACATACATACTCCAAAAGCATTataggaatattttaaaatactaaaaaatatacaaaataaatataaaaaaaaaaaaagactaaaaaacatgttattgttatttaaataatttaagaaaattttaaattaatctaaaccattttcttattataaaatacttaaaacgTTAAACCAAAGTTCTTTATTTTACAtataagataaaaaaaaaaaattcttttattatttttcctatttttttacTTGCATACTAAACagattttaaattctaaatgtttgactaatatttttttgcccAGGCCGTTTTCTCTTTCATTTTATTCTTATACCttaatttttgtatgcttgtttgacattttttttaaatatgattttttaaaatcgttttttgtttctgtgtaAGTCACGGCTTTTCCCATGAAAATTCGCGAGCTTTGTCTCTCCACTCACCTCTAGCATTTTCATGAGCAAAGCGGATTTGTCCACCAGTTCCTGCTCGGCCCGCAAATCCTCCTCCATCTTCTTGAGCACCTCGAACTTGCTGGCCAGCTCCAGTTCATTGTATACCGCATCGGCGTAGTCGGGGCCCGCAGGCGGAGGAACCGCAGCCAATCCGAGTTCCTGGGCGTGGAGTAATTCTGCCGTGAAATGAGCAAACCAAAGTTCTTATTTGCGATTTGAATGTTTATTCAAGCTGCCGCTAATCCGACCACAGCCAcgccattcccattcccattacCATTCCTCCACTTAAATCCCCCCGTCTCCTGCTCCTTGTCATCGGAAACTTCCGCCGCTTGATATTTGAAAGTTTGAATAgtttgtttgtctgtctgtcgacTGGTTGCGAGGAGGCCTCAACATGCTTTCCCTCCCCCGGAGGCCCCACTGTCGTTTCAATGAACTGGCGGAAATTGACTGGCGGCAATGAGTTTATGGCCACAGAATTCAGCCCTTGGCGTTTTCCCCACTTTTCGACCATGTCCGTCAGTCAAGTCAGCAGTCATCGCAACTCCTTGACTGCCTTTTGTCGCTTTTGGCATCCAGTCTGCCCATCACTGCCCACTCGGTGTCCTTTTTAGGATTCGCAGAGTACTATGAACCCACGCAGATCAACAGTAActcttttataaaaatacaataatttttggcgtcaaaaataaatcatttgcttgttaaaatcatttacaacataattttgtattatctgtattattatttaattgtaataaaatCTGCGTCCACCAATTATGATATTTGCCACCTGCCTGAATAATTATTTACGttatcattttgtaatatttgtattattatttaattgtaataaaatCTGTGTCAACCAATTAGCGTAAAAATAGATAGTgattttgataatatttaatgGAATTAGACTGTCAGACACACCTTTAATCTTTTACAATATTTCCAACTTTATAAATCGAtaattgtgaaatttccaaTCCATTTACTCATGTATCAAATGACTTGGAAAACAAGTTCAGTTATCGAAAATCCAATATGACATTTTATTGCAAGCTAGGACAGGGGGGCAAAACGCAAACGTCGAATCAAATTCGtcaacaaatttgaaaatctaTCCCCCTCACTTCGGTGGGCGTGTTAAGTGCTCCGCACAAACAACACATATTCCATATTGTTCGAGGACAACAATTTGAGGCACTTGAAAAATTGTGCACTGACCGAAAATGTTCAGCGACCGGTCACTATGGCCATTGTGGATGCGGATGGTGGGCGGCGGTTACGGCTAAGTGCACGCCATGTGCCACCCTAACTCTTGGTCCACCCCTTTGGATGGGGTCGCCTAAAAGTCGGCAAGCCGATAATTCGGTTCGGCAGAAGAGATATTCCCGGAAATTTACCTATTAAAGCACAGCGGaaattataatgaaatataACCTATCAAGCTAAGATATGGAATGTTCAAAATTTTACATTTCCTGAGATATTGATTTAAGTATAGACAGTTTGTGCTGCTCATTCTCTTCTTTGAAAAATGCTTAAATAGATTAATCACCATTACTTCTCTTTATAACGTGTAGAAAACGATTTGgaagaaaaatgaatttaaatggtCTTAGGATGTAATCCTTTTAACTCGAATGGGGATTAGCTGATGGCTGGGAAGGCTGCTCGAGGCCAAGTCAagattgcaattgcaattgcaggaAATGCGGTAATAGGGATGTTTATGACTTACCATCGCCGGGATCGTAAACAGCTCGCTCCTGGGCCTCCTGGACGTCCAACGAAGGAGCAGCTGGTGCCCCGCCGACCGCCACTCCGAAAATGGGAAGATGCAGGCGATGTGGCGGCCCGGATGCAACTCCCTGGTGGTTACCCACTTTCTCTacccctgctcctcctccgttTGTCGAGGTCTGGGAGGAAGCTAAGAAGCCGGCGACGTGACTTGTCCCGCTGCCCAGGATCGTGGTTGCCAAGATGCAGAACGCTAGGATGTCGGGCTTCATGGCGGTGTCTCTGTGTTTATACAGCCTCTCCGGATGTTCTCGGGATTAATGCGCGGGTCGTTGATGTCTCTGCAAGGCAAAAAGTGGAGATGTATGTACACGAGGGTAATTACCATCACTACCACTGGCTAGGGATGgatccatccaccatccgccCCGTTAGCCCGTTCATGTGGGCGGATGGCTCTTTGTGTTTAAGCAAACAATGCGCATATCAACACGCAAACAACCGAGGAACACCCCAACCATCCAGAAAAGAAGACCGCGAAGGAAActgaaaaaatgggttgtgGGTGTGAAACGTCAGAAGGCGTCTCTTAGATAACTTGGCGGCTGATTCTTGGGCTTTTGTTTTGCGAGCCGTTTAATCTTACTTTTTACGCCGAACTGTGGTGCAAGtagccataaaaattaattttaaaaatttggttatttgtattttttttatttagcttaGAATTTACCACTAAGATTTATTGACTGCTAAATacatcattaaattaaaatatcataCTTTAAAGAAAGTTCATCGCCagaaaaattgttattaaagaaattttaaaagatggcaatttaactatttttgtttGGCATATCTGCCctttctcatatttttttgatttccaCACAAATTCTTTCACTCTATTTTTCCATCACAGCGTTCTAGGTGTTCTTGtgcttttaataatttaatttttttccaggtACTGCAATGGTGTTCATTGTGAAGCTTCTCTTGTAACCTTTCTCgtttcatttaattattatgGGACGTCGCTGACGTGGGCGAGTGGGCTTAACTCTTTCGCAGCGAATTTTCAGGCCATTAGCCGGGACCCGTGCTTGTTTGGGATCTGGAAAACCCGTCtgctttattgtattttttcagtttaaaaaCAACCGCTTGACGAGCCTTATAAATGAGTTGCTTGCAATTTTTGGCACTTGTGGTCTCGCTGGTTGAGATGTCTAGAATCAGCTTAATTTGTTAGCCTAAGCTACAGAAAACAGAATAATGTTTGCCTAAACAAATTTAGACAAAGAAGTGTGAAGATTTTCATAAAGAAATCAGAAATTCattattcaaaattaaagGCTTCTAGTTTAATTGGCTTTACTTTTAGGTTAATTCAGTAAGCTGGTTAAAATCTGAATAAAGCTTACCTGAATTTTATAAACGGAAAATATTTTACCtttatttttgagcaaaatattttgtaaagaattacaaaaatatgtggGTTTTCCattctttaaaatttcttcccgccacaaatgtaaataaattgaaattgtctAAATTTATGTGGTTAATTAACCATATAAACCTGGCCAAATAAATCAACTCGGTCACGCCcaattgaaataaaagaaTCGTTCAGCATTGGGTTGGCACagttcattaaaattttctgGAGGAAGAGAACTTTTCTGTTGACaattttcttttccattttgcGGCACGTTTTGATTGAGTTTGATTGCAAATTTTCGACTCAACTGTAGGCATACAattttgtcaaaatatttgCGGATAAATTTCActgattattttcattttttttattttgtaaatttttaagtgcagcgcgattttttgttttcagttaatttgcaaaataaattgcaattcGCTACGGGCATTTCCTGCagaaaactttttcaattactACGCTTCCATCGGCACTTTGGCATTTTGTGCGAGTGAAACTTATTCGAAATTGTGGAGGAGGGAACGAATTAGAAGTAAACAAAGCAAACACGAATCGTTGTCAAAATGCTTTAATTAACTTGTTGACACAGTGTCAAAAAGAGGACcgaaccagaaaaaaaagtttcaccCTAGCTGGCGGTGTCCCCAAGGTAAAATGAAATTCATTTACCGGTGAGGGGAGCTTCCTGACTCTATATAATAAATGTCACTCCATTTTTACCTGTcgccctttttctttttttatacgTTTCGTTTTCGCAATAACCGCACGGCTAATTGCTAAATTGAGTTGAAGTATAACTGAAACGGGTCCGAACCCAAAGGAATATAGGCCCTGTCCTTCACTATTTCCACCTACGTACCGCAATGACAGGTGTAGTGCAAAAACGGCTTAATTAAGACCAAGAATGTGGAAAATACAGCTGGGAAATGGGAGTTGGACAAGTGCATCTGACATTTGCCGCCGGATTCCTGCCAATTAGACACGGTCTACTTATGTAATAATCCTGGAGAGAACATTACATAACTTTCGTACTTATTGAATGTGGCCATCTGGGGCACTTGTCGAAATTTCCACACAAAAGAACCAAACTCACACTTTATTTTCGAGGGTTACACAAAGTGTTGCAGCAGATTCAGAAGACCAGACGCCAATTATTGAGATGCAAAATGGAGAAAGGGGTGTTTTACTTCACTGATTGAGTATTGAAGATTTCAAATTTTgagttgaatttaaatttaaatctttaatctttattatttaattgaaaggaTATAGGTGAATAAATGAGATTGATGATTTATTTATCGATTCCCAATTTCAGCGTATAATTTCATACTTTAGTCCTCGTTATCTTTGattactataaaaaaataaaatttaataatggcACTACTTGCTCCTCTTGGGCAAGATATTGGCCTattaatatagaaaaatgtgtaCTTCAAGTCAACTTTAAAAACTACGACAGAAAAGTATTGCCTCCAGACATTAATTCGATACCTTAAGATATACTTTCAGTTGCTATGTCcagctaaaaaaataaaacacacacCGACCTATGTAACTAAGGTGGATGTAAGGGATAAAATCCAGTGGGATGCTGAATTGTTCTGACATGAAAACAGCTTTGGAACGCATTGAATTCTCAATGctttcgatttatttatttctttaatatttctcTATGATTGCCAGGAATTTTCGCAGGTGGAACTTAAGGGGTTTGAAACCAAGAACGGGGTCGGGGACAACAATTGCTTGACAACATTTTCCGCAAATATTGATGCTTTTTTCTATTTGTTCTTCAAAGATTTTCATTGGTTTATTTACGCTTGACATTTATATATGGCCTTGGTGGGAATTCCTTCGAGTTATTGACATTGATAAAGTATTTATGGAATGCTTTGCTCAAAAATTTCAAGACCaatattcttaaaatgatTTGAAGCATGCCAATTGCAATGACATTAATTTATGATGTTGCACGCTGCGGTTGAGTgacatattttaatgcttcAGTATCTTTAAATGTGTCTTCTGTTCCCTTTTACACCTTAAGCTTAGGACTAACTTTAAttattcatacaaaattttgttcaTGAAATTTTCCGCATGTAATGTTTGTgtagaaattttcattttgttggcTTTATAATTGAGCTGAGTTtaaggaaatgttaaaatgaattattatATGATTTTCTTACATTCTTTAAGCTcacattgaaaaataaatatagcttAAATcgataaataatttttgaaaaatttatataaaatttaaattactgtCTATTTCACCTCTTTtccattaataaaatattaattttcaatatccatatttcttttaaaccaaattaataattaaattcaaaaaggaaagtttttatacaatttttgttttgaaggaagtttatttttgaagtTTAGTGGGGTATGCgagatatattatttatttgttttagttAGGTATTTTAAGTAGTACCTTatgcaaaatattaatattgaaataaaacgtttaaaataaaaatttaatttaaagtggCGATAACGCGCTACGAATAAGTTATTTtagaatagaaaaataaattgtataaaataagttatacAATTGGTAAAGTACCActctaaatttaataaaatttaaatttttttgtcaatttttaatttattacaaaagATTTGTCAGTTttccattaaataaatacacaaatctattcaaatttaaagagTGTCctgatttttttatggtttttgtattatttcattttaaattattgttaattgGTTATGGAATAAATGCAcagaatattttcaaaatattatagTTATATTGTCCTTTTTTgtgttgaatatttaatttatgcacGTATTTTCCCTTTCAATGACGGCAATGTAATTGATGACGAAAGCGACGGCATTTCTAAGATTTCGCGTCACGATTTCGTATCCTTTTCAGTGAATTGGCTGGCTCGAATTAAACACAGACCACAACGATTTTTACGGGAcatttaaagagtttttttttaggatTGAAATTCGAAACACACCGTTCCCActcactttaaaatatttatctggAAACCGTTCGAATTACTGAACCAGAATCTGGTTAAAATTTCAACTGTTGCTGCTACTACTTGTTGAACACTGCGTGGTTGGCTCGCGTAGCCGCCTCCTTTTATAAGGCCGGAACCGAAGTTAAACGCAATTCGCCATCGCCGACCGATGACGAGTGCCTCGTTTCGAAAGAGCCGAAGTCGAGGCGCCAAAAAATTGCGTAAAAGCTTCGCCAAGCTTTCACTGGCTACTCCTCCTTTCGAAGGAAAACCCATCGGGGATTTatcaatgaaatattttcggCACATTTAAAAGTTTAGCGCCTGCTCCGGCGATATTGGCGAATGAATAATGTCGGAGGCAATTATTTAGCAGGGCCAAGATATGCGCTGCTAAGTAGGCAACAAGTCGCGAAATGGCGTCACGGGCTTACCACCAAAATAATCCGGAAAGGTGGACTGGTGGAGGTGTCCTTGTTGACAGTACAGCTTACGGAATATGCAAACCGGACGCGTCATTTGATTCTCGGAATCTCGCCGCTCCGTGGGTGTTCCCTGACCCCCAAAGGACCTGCCTTTCATGACGCTGCGGAAATCCTTGCAGTGTAAATGTAAATCCTTCTGCGGAACTACATAAAATTCGGAGAAAATAGGAGAATTATTGTCTCGGCCATACTTTCCTGTAAATTTGAAGTGTCATATGAATGGATTTACAAGTTAAACACCGATTCTATTTATAAACGATGATGGTGGTTAAGATATGGTGCTGTTGGACTTTAATAATTAGTTTCGGTTGGGCTTGTTTATTTGGGTCACGCTGATAAGAACTACAAATGGCAAAGCAGTAACATATATGCCTTAGTCACCTTTTCTAataagtaatttattaaaatatgaatttaaa
The genomic region above belongs to Drosophila takahashii strain IR98-3 E-12201 chromosome 2L, DtakHiC1v2, whole genome shotgun sequence and contains:
- the LOC108063621 gene encoding uncharacterized protein isoform X2, whose amino-acid sequence is MKPDILAFCILATTILGSGTSHVAGFLASSQTSTNGGGAGVEKVGNHQGVASGPPHRLHLPIFGVAVGGAPAAPSLDVQEAQERAVYDPGDELWFAHFTAELLHAQELGLAAVPPPAGPDYADAVYNELELASKFEVLKKMEEDLRAEQELVDKSALLMKMLEDPSLETLPLVYVEEEEPEAVIPSAGAEEYADLENAVQDLVLGQSKPKRSRYYRRYPWKRHNKNRGNYEPELRYACTPSKEDIFKLLVNLHENRKGNHSKTVNFCNRKRPAKAVFTNIRFLG
- the LOC108063621 gene encoding uncharacterized protein isoform X4; translated protein: MKPDILAFCILATTILGSGTSHVAGFLASSQTSTNGGGAGVEKVGNHQGVASGPPHRLHLPIFGVAVGGAPAAPSLDVQEAQERAVYDPGDELLHAQELGLAAVPPPAGPDYADAVYNELELASKFEVLKKMEEDLRAEQELVDKSALLMKMLEDPSLETLPLVYVEEEEPEAVIPSAGAEEYADLENAVQDLVLGQSKPKRSRYYRRYPWKRHNKNRGNYEPELRYACTPSKEDIFKLLVNLHENRKGNHSKTVNFCNRKRPAKAVFTNIRFLG
- the LOC108063621 gene encoding uncharacterized protein isoform X1, with product MKPDILAFCILATTILGSGTSHVAGFLASSQTSTNGGGAGVEKVGNHQGVASGPPHRLHLPIFGVAVGGAPAAPSLDVQEAQERAVYDPGDELWFAHFTAELLHAQELGLAAVPPPAGPDYADAVYNELELASKFEVLKKMEEDLRAEQELVDKSALLMKMLEDPSLETLPLVYVEEEEPEAVIPSAGAEEYADLENAVQDLVLGQSKPKRSRYYRRYPWKRHNKNRGSYMNSINSNYEPELRYACTPSKEDIFKLLVNLHENRKGNHSKTVNFCNRKRPAKAVFTNIRFLG
- the LOC108063621 gene encoding uncharacterized protein isoform X3, which encodes MKPDILAFCILATTILGSGTSHVAGFLASSQTSTNGGGAGVEKVGNHQGVASGPPHRLHLPIFGVAVGGAPAAPSLDVQEAQERAVYDPGDELLHAQELGLAAVPPPAGPDYADAVYNELELASKFEVLKKMEEDLRAEQELVDKSALLMKMLEDPSLETLPLVYVEEEEPEAVIPSAGAEEYADLENAVQDLVLGQSKPKRSRYYRRYPWKRHNKNRGSYMNSINSNYEPELRYACTPSKEDIFKLLVNLHENRKGNHSKTVNFCNRKRPAKAVFTNIRFLG